The following DNA comes from Corynebacterium atrinae.
GTAGCCGTAGACCAGGCCCTCGGTGCGGGCGATCCACTTGAACCCGGTGAGGGTGGGCTGGAAGTTCAACCCGTGGTTCTCGGCGATGCGGGAGAGCAGTCGCGAGGACACGATGGAGCAGGCCAGGGTGCCGACGGCGTTTCTGCGAGCAGCGTCCTCGCCGAGGAGTCCACCGACTTGGTCGCCGGTGAGCTGCACCCAGCCATCGCCCTGCGGGATGGCGACGGAACAGCGGTCAGCATCCGGGTCGAGGGCAAGGATGAGGCGGGCTCCCTCGCGCTCCGCGGTGGCGATCGCCAGGTCCAGGGCGCCGGCCTCCTCCGGGTTGGGGAAGGCGACGGTCGGGAAGTCGGGGTCCGGGGTGAACTGCTCGGCGACGGGGATAATGTTGATAAATCCCGCCCGCTGCAAAGCGGTGCGCAGGACCTCGCCGCCGACTCCGTGCATGGCGGTGATGACGATGGGCATGTCGCGTTCCATGGTTGGGACCAGGGAGACGGCGCGCTCCAGGTAGGCGTCGAGGACGTCGACGTCCTGCACGCCCTCGGTGCTCCGCGGAATCTCATCGGCCCATCCGGCAGCCGCGATCTCGGCGGCGATCTCCTTGTCGGCCGGGGAGACGAGCTGCACGCCGGCTTCGTTGTCGCTGTTGACAACCCGTCCGCCGAGGTAGACCTTGTAGCCATTGTCCTGGGGTGGGTTGTGGGAGGCGGTGACCATGACACCGGCATCGCAGTCGAGGTGACGCACAGCGAAGGCCGTGACCGGGGTCGGGAGCTGGGCCGGAAGGAGGAGTACCTCGCACCCGGCGGCAGCGAGCACCTCAGCGGTGGCGCGCTGGAAGTCGGACGAACGGTGGCGGGCATCGCAGCCCACGACGACGCGGGGGCGCGGGGTTTTGGACACTAGCCAAGCACCCAGCCCGGCGGAGGCGCGGGTGACTGTGGCCACGTTCATGGCCGATTCGCCACCGGCGATCGGGCCGCGCAGGCCCGCGGTGCCGAACTCCAACGGACCGGCGAAGCGGTCTGCGAGCTCGGGGGACGAGGCGTCGATAAGCTCTTTGATCTCGGCGCGGGTGATCGGGTCGGGATCGTGGGTCATCCAGTCGTTGGGATTCACTTCAGGCCTTCCAAAACGTCAGCGCTGGACGAGCAGCCCAGGCGGGTGGCACCGGCGGCCAGCATGGCCAGCGCGGTTTCGGTATCGCGGATGCCGCCGGAGGCCTTGATGCCCAGGCGACCGCCGACAGCAGCATTCATCAGTTCAATGGCGTGCACGGAAGCACCACCGGCCGGGTGGAATCCGGTGGAGGTTTTCACGAAGTCGGCTCCGGCGCGCTCGGCGGCGAGGCAACACTGGGTGACCTGCTCATCCGTGAGTGCCGCGGTCTCGAGGATGACCTTGAGCAAGGTGGTGGGGATAGCCTCGCGGACGGCGCGGATGTCGGCCTCGACGGCGTCGAAATCATCTTGGACGGCGTTGGCGAGGTTGATCACCATGTCTACCTCGTCAGCACCCTGTTCAGCAGAAAGAGCGGCCTCGGCGGCCTTGATCTCCGAGTGCACAGCACCCGAAGGGAAGCCGCAGACGGTGGCGACCTTGACGTCCTCCGGCGTGGTCACCGGCAGCATGGACGGTGATACGCAGATGGAGTAGGTGTGCAGGGCGGCGGCCTCGTCGATGAGTGCGGCGACCTGGGCCGGGGTGGCTTCCGGCTTGAGCAAAGTGTGATCGATGGTGTGGGCGAGTTCGGTACGGTTCATAGTGTTCCTTTTAGATAATGCGGTCATGAATAAGGGTGCGCGGGGCGGGGGACTCATCCCCAATGCTCACACCGTGATTGATGGATTCGAGGGCGCGCTCGAATCGCTCCGGGGTTTCGGTGTGGAGGGTGAGGATCTTCTGCCCCTTGGTCACCTTCTCCCCCAGCCCGGCGTGGATCTCAATGCCGGCGCTGAGCTGCACGGGGTCTTCCTTGCGGGCACGCCCGGCCCCGAGGCGCCACGATCCCACGCCCAAGGACAGGGCTTCCAGCTCGGTGACGTAGCCATCACGCTCAGCGAGGACATCGTGGGTGTGCGGAGCCACGGGCAGCGGGGCATCCGGGTCACCGCCTTGGGCGCGGATCATCTTCTTCCACGAATCCATGGCGCGACCATCCTTGAGCGCCTCCTCGACGTCCGCGTCCGGGATGCCTGCCAGTTCCAGCATGTTGCGGGCCAGCTCGCAAGTCAGCTCGATGATGTCGGCGGGCCCACCACCAGCGAGCACCTCCACCGACTCGCGTACTTCGAGGGAATTGCCAATGCACCGGCCGAGCGGGGTGTTCATGTCGGTCAGCAGAGCGCGAGTGTTCACGCCCGCGTCGGTGCCGAGGTCGACCATCGTGCGGGCGAGTTCGCGGGCAGCGTCAAGATCCTTCATAAACGCGCCGGAGCCGACCTTGACGTCAAGAACCAGTGAGGACGTTCCCTCCGCGATCTTCTTCGACATGATCGAGCTGGCGATGAGGGGGATGGAATCCACCGTGGACGTGATGTCGCGGAGGGCATAGAGCTTCTTATCTGCCGGTGCCAGGCCCGCTCCGGCGGCAGCGACCACGGCCCCGGAATCCTCGAGGATCTCCATGAGCCGTTCGTTACTCACGTCCGCCTTCCACCCCGGGATGGCCTCCAATTTGTCCAGCGTGCCACCGGTGTGACCAAGGCCTCGGCCGGACAGCTGCGGGACGGCCACTCCAAAAGAGGAGACGAGCGGACCGAGCGGGAGGGTGATCTTATCCCCCACTCCGCCGGTCGAATGTTTGTCGGTGGTCGGCTTGGACAGAGATTCAAAGCTCATGGTCTCGCCGGAATCGATCATCGCTTGGGTCCAGTGCGCGATCTCGGTTCGGTTCATTCCCCGCAGGAAGATGGCCATATTGAGCGCGGCCATCTGTTCATCGCCAACAATGCCACGGGTGTAGGCATCGATGATCCAATTGATCTGCTCAGGGGATAATTCTCCGCCATCTCGCTTGGTCCGAATGACGTCTACGGCGTCAAAAGACTCGGTGGTCACTGTGCACTCCTCGGTACGGGACGAATTTTGTGACTCTGACTACTTGCGTAGCCCGCTATGACCCGATTATCATCGTTTCTAGAACAATTGTCAACCTATTATTTTTCTTTTGTTCGATTCATGGTTGCCCTGCAGAAAGGACCCCGGCCATGACCCAACCTAGCGATACCGAGCTTCTCCAGGCAGCCCGAGACGCCGCCGCCCGCGCCTACGCTCCATATAGTTCTTTCCCCGTCGGCGCCGCCCTGATCAGCGAAGATGGCACCATCTACACCGGCTGCAACGTCGAAAACGCCGCCTACGGCGAAACAATCTGCGCCGAACGAAACGCCGTGACCACCATGATCGCCGCGGGCTCGCTACCCCGCTTGTCGACGGTCGCGGTGGTCGGCCTCAAGGCCGCCCCCTGCTGGCCCTGCGGCGCCTGCCGCCAGGTCTTGAGGGAATTCCACTGTGAACGCGTCATCGTCGAGGACTCCGACGGCAACCCCGTGTCCCTCACGTTCGACGAACTCCTGCCGAACTCCTTCGGCCCCGACGCCCTCGAAGGGAAGTAATCCACCATGGATCGTTTCCAAGGACTCATTGGCATCGCGCTGATCTTCGCGGTGGTCATCCTCTTGTCTTCCAACCGCAAAAAGATCAACTGGCGTACCCTCGGCGTCGGCCTCGCGATGCAGGTCATCTTCGCCCTCCTCGTCCTCAAATGGGAGCCCGGATTCGCCGCCCTCAAGTGGACCGCCGATGGCATCCAGAAGCTCATCGACTTCACCGCCGAAGGCACCTCCTTCGTCTTCGGCCCCCTCTTCGGCGAGAACATCGGCTTCGTCTTTGCCCTCAACGTCCTCCCCGTCATCATCTTCCTCGGCGCCATCATCGGAGCGCTGTACTACCTGCGCATCCTGCAATGGTTCGTCGAGATCGTCGGCACGGCACTGAACAAACTGCTGGGCACCTCCAAAGTCGAATCGGTGTGGGCCTCCACGGTCATCTTCCTCGGACAATCCGAGGCACCTTTGGTCATCCGCCCGTGGCTGCCCAAACTCACCCGCTCCGAGCTCTTTGCCTGCATGACCGGTGGCTTCGCCTCCGTCGCAGGCTCCACCCTCATCGGCTACTCCCTGCTCGGAGCTCCGCTGCCCTTCCTCCTCGCCGCCTCCGTCATGAACGCCCCCGGCTCCCTCATCATGGCCAAAGCCCTCATCCCAGAGACCGAGGAATCCGTCGCCTCTGCCGACGTTCGCAACATCCGCGACGAAGAGAACAAAAACATTATCGACGCCCTCGGCTCCGGCGCCATGGCCGGTGGCCGCATCGCCGTCACCGTCGGCTGTATGCTCATCGCCTTCGTTGCCCTCATTGCCATGCTCTCGGCCATGCTCGGCGGCATCGGTAACATCTTCGGCCAAGAAGGTTGGTCCCTCGAAGGCCTCTTCGGCATCATCTTCTCCCCACTCGCCTGGGCACTGGGCGTGCCGTGGGAAGAGGCCAGCCTTGTCGGTAACTTCATCGGACAAAAGACGATCATCAACGAGTTCGTCGGCTACACGTCCTTCTCCGAATACGTCGACGTGCTCAGCCCGAAGGCCATCATGATCACCACCTTCGCCCTGGCTGGCTTCGCCAACTTCTCCTCCATCGCCATCCAGATCGGCGCCTTCGGTGCCCTCGCTCCCGAACGCCGATCCGACGTCGCCCAACTAGGCCTCAAGGCCCTGTTCGCCGGCTTCTGCACCAACATGCTCAACGCTGCGATTGTCGGTGTGGTAGCGCTTTAGTTAAACCCCAAGAATGAAGCCCTTGACGTCCGTGCGGACGTCAAGGGCTTTTCCCATTAACCCAGGATCTGAGCGGCAACTACCGAGTCAACGACGAGGTGGGTGGCTAAGCCCATGCGCAGCGCCGTCTCAATGGCGTCCGCCTTCTCCTGCCCACCTGCCACGAGGATCCGGGTGGGACGGGTCGAAAGCTCCTTCAAGGTGATGCCCACGGTGCGCTCGTCAACGGAGGGCAACGCGATCTCCCCGTCGCGGGTAAAGAAACGGGAGCAAGCGTCCCCCACCGCCTTTTCGACGAGGGTTTCGGTCTCTTTCTCGCTGAGGTAGCCCATGGTGAGTGGGAGGGACTCCTTTGTGGTGGCACCAACGGTAAAGATCACCACGTCTGTGCGTCGTCCCAGCTCCAACAAGTGCGCAATGTGGCGATCTTGCTCGACGATCCGCTTGGCTTCGGCGTTGTCAAAAATGACCGGTAGCGGCAGCGTGCGGGCGTAGGCGTCGAAAGCTTGGCAGAAGAGATTGATAGTTTCAATGTCATTGGTCGACGACTGGGTGTAGCTCAGTCCTCCCTTGAGTTGGACAATTTCCACCCCGCGGTGGGTGTGGTGACTCAACGACTTAGCCACTGAATACATGGTGTTGCCCCAGGAAACGCCCACCAGCTGGCCATCCTGGACATGCTCGGAGAGTACCGCGGCACCCATCCGTCCGAGCTCTCGAAGAAGCTCCTCTTCCCGCTGGCGCGCTGCCTGGACAACACGGACCTCAACAAGACCCCTAGAGGAATACTTTTCGACGAGTCGCTGGGCTATCTCCCCGCCCATTTCGCGTGGATCGCGCACTTCGATGGTAACGAATCCCCTTTGTCGCGCGTGCTGCAGGAGCTTGGCTGCGGTAGGCCGGGAAACCCCAAGTTCGGCGGCTACTTCTGCCTGACTCAGCTCGGATTCGTAGTAGAGCTTTGCCGCTCTTAGGGCCTGCTCATCTCTACTATCCATGGCTAAAACTCTATCAGTGCGCGCTCGGTGCTTCTGCGCTGGGCCACGCCACGGGATAAGGGAAAAATGTGTTGGGAGTCGGTCCTCACTTCACCATCTGACCAGCGCTAAGGACGCTGTCCTATGGTTTTCACGACCCACACCGGTCGACATGCCACCGGGCCGGGACCGAACCCCAGCACATGATGCCCCAAGGAGTGCCCAAAAACCGCACTTCCTAACAACTCCGGGGTCAATCCCCCTCCCAAACCCTATGAGTTGTTAGGAAGTGCCGGTTTCGCCGACTCAGCAGGCTTGAAGGGTCAAGGGATTCGACATGTTGGAGTTGGAGAAGGTCCCAACATGTTCTTGCCCCTTCGCGCGAAAAATCCCCCTGCCATAGGCAAGGGGATGATCGTGGAAAATGGAGGCAGATTTACTCTGCGGTCTCCTCAGCGGCCTCTTCAGCAACTTCTTCAGCCTCAACAGCTGCAGCAGCCTCAGCGGCGGCGGCTTCCTCGGCAGCAGCCTTCTCAGCTGCTTCCTTCTCTGCCTGAGCCTTGGCCTCGGCCTCTTCCTTGGCCTTCTTCTTCTTTTCGGTCACGGCCTCGAGGGACGGACCATCGTTAGCCTCGGCCAGGGCCTGGTTGAACAGGTCCAGCTTGGAGGGCTTGGGCTCTGCCACGCGCAGGGTGCCCTCGGCGCCGCTGATGCCCTTGAACTTCTGCCAGTCACCGGTGACCTTCAGCAGAGCGAGAACCGGCTCGGTCGGCTGGGCGCCGACGGAGAGCCAGTGCTGAGCGCGCTCGGAATCGATCTGGATGATGGAGGGGTCCTGCTTGGGCTCGTAGATACCGATGTTCTCGATAACCTTGCCGTCGCGGCGGGTGCGGGCGTCGGCGATGACCACGCGGTAGTGCGGGGTACGGATCTTGCCGAGGCGCTGAAGCTTAATCTTGACAGCCATGATGGCTCCTTTAAGTCACTGGGCAGTTCAGTCACCCGCCAACTGCCGGCGGGCCGGTTCAACCCTTGGATTCACCTGCGTGTGACGTGTCCGGTTGACCGTGGTCAAGGGCGGCGCTACGCAGGAACTCGGACAACTATACCGGGTCCGCCACCCGATCAGAAATCCCCAAAGATTGAGGTGTCAACGTACAGGTCAAGTCGGCACACGTCTGCGGGACGAACGACAAACATGGAGGTGGGGACGGCGTCGATAAGCAGCGGACTCGCTGATCAGGCGGAAAGCTACTTTTTGCCTTGCCCAAAGTCGAGATTGTCCAAGTCGATACCCTCCATGCCCTTGGGCATCTTTGGCATCCCCGGGAGCTTAGGCATGCCGGGCATTCCGCCGCCAGCTTCCATCTGCTTTTGCATCTGCTGCAGTTGAGCCATGTCGGGCATTCCCGGCATCCCACCCGGCATCTGCGGCTGAGTGGGACGATTCTTTACCGGCTTGCGCTTGCCACCCTTACCCTTGCGGCCCTTGGGCTTCTTCTTGGTGGCGGATCGATTCATGCCCGCACCTGGCATCCCGAACTGCCCGGCCATCTGGCTCATGGCCTTCTTGGCTTCAAAGAAGCGGTCCACGAGCTGATTAACGTCGGTGACGCCGACGCCGGAGCCTGCGGCGATGCGCTTGCGACGGGAGGCATTGAGGATCTTCGGATTCGAGCGCTCAGCGGGGGTCATGCCGCGGATGATGGCCTGGATGCGATCAAGCTGCTTCTCGTCGACCATGTCGGCCATCTGGTTCATCTGCTTGCCGCCGGGCAGCATCTTGAGCAGGTTGCCAATGGGGCCCATGCGGCGAATCATGAGCATCTGATTGAGGAAGTCCTCGAGGGTGAGCTCGCCCGCGCCGAGTTTGGCGGCGGTTTCTTCCGCCTGCTTCTGGTCAAAGACCTGCTCGGCCTGCTCGATGAGGCTGAGCACGTCACCCATGCCGAGGATGCGGCTGGCCATGCGCTCAGGGTGGAAAACATCGAAGTCTTCGAGCTTTTCACCCGTGGAGGCGTACATGATGGGCTTGCCGGTGACCTCGCGGATGGAGAGTGCGGCACCACCGCGGGCGTCGCCATCGAGCTTGGTCAAGACGACACCGGTGAAATCGACGCCGTCGCGGAAAGCTTCCGCAGTGCTCACCGCGTCCTGGCCGATCATAGCGTCGATGACGAATAGGACTTCGTCGGGGTTGACGGCATCGCGGATGTTCCGGGCCTGCGTCATCAGCGTTTCATCGATGCCCAAGCGACCGGCGGTATCGACGATGACCACGTCATGCTGGGTGCGGCGAGCTTCTTCGATGCCCGCTTGCGCGACGGCGACGGGATCACCATGGGAGGTGCCCATCTCATGCTCATAAGAATCAATCGACGTGCCCGGGTCGGGGGCGAAGGTGGGAACACCCGCGCGCTCACCGACGATCTGCAGCTGCTGGACGGCACCGGGGCGCTGCAGGTCACAGGCCACGAGCATCGGGGTGTGACCCTGCTTAGTCAGGTGCTTGGCCAGCTTGCCAGCCAGGGTCGTCTTACCGGCACCCTGCAGGCCGGCGAGCATGATGACGGTCGGCGGGGTCTTGGCCAGCTGGAGGCGACGGGTTTCACCGCCGAGGATCTCCACCAGCTCCTCGTTGACGATCTTGACTACCTGTTGCGCGGGGTTCAGCGCCTCGGAGACCTCGGCTCCTGCGGCGCGCTCCTTGATGCGCTTGATAAAGCCGCGGACAACCAATAAGGAGACGTCGGCTTCCAACAGCGCGAGGCGAATCTCGCGGGCCGTGGCGTTGATGTCCGCCTCGGTGAGCTTGCCTTTTCCGCGCAGCCCAGTGAGGGCGGATTGGAGGCGGTCGGACAGAGACTCAAACACTAGGACACTCTCCCTGGCTCTTGGGCAGTTACAACTTTCCCATGTTAGCCCCTTGCAAGCGCCCGGGTCACATCTTTGTCCACCTGGACCCGGTCGGGTGGTGCTGCGAATGCCGCTTGCACGATGAAGGTGGCACCTGGCGTGCGGGCCTCCAGCCATGACAGCTCGGGAAGAACGGAGAGCAAGGTGCCCAACACCCTGGGGCGAAACACCGTGCGGACCTCCAGGACAGCGCCGTTCCAATAGGTGGCGGTCGGCCCCGGTTCGGCCTGCGGAAGTGTCGAATACACCCCCGACTTGTAGGCCTGGACGAGCCCATCTGCATCGGCTGCCTCCGCCAGGGTAGCCACGGCCGGGCGCACATCGAGCTCCACGTGGACCAGGCCTTCTGAGTCGGTGGCCAGGCGCGCTCCGATAATGGTCCACGCCTTCGCCGCGGCTACGGCGAGGACTCGCTCGAACACACGTTGCTCACTCCCCCGCCACCACACGGTCAGCGTCTCCGCCTCGTCGTTGACACGCAGTCCCAGGTCCGTCGGGGCGTGGAGGTGGGGGCGCGCCGGCGTTAATTCGGTGAGAGCCTGGCGGGCTCGTCGGGCGAGGACTCGCACACCCGATTCCAGGCGACGGTTCCATACCCCGGGACCGGTGGCGCGGGCGTCGGCTTCGGTGAGCACCTCCAGCAGGTTGACGCTGATGAGGTCGTAGTGGAGGGCGTCGAGAAGCAGGTCACGGGAGGCGTCGGACGTGGGATCCGTCGTGGCGACCAGTCGGGCCATGGTGGTGTGCTCTGCGACGAGGGTCTGCACCCGCGACCGGTCCGGGAGGTTCAGGCCCAGGCGAACAGCCATCCGGGCGACGAACTCAGCGCCCACCTGCGCGTGGGGACGGCCATAGCCCTTGCCGATGTCGTGGAATAGCGCGGCCAGCAGCAGCAGATCGGGGCGTGCAACTTGCACGGTGACTGCGGCACAGAGGGCGACGGTGACCAGCGAGTGGGCGTCGATGGTGTGGATATGTGTTCGCTCGCGGGGCATGCGCCCGCGAACGTGGCTCCATTCGGGAACCATGGGCTCCCACCTGCCGTGTCGGTCGAGATTTTCAATGACCCGGGCGCTGTGTTCCGGGGAGGCCAGGAGGGCGAAGAAGTCGTCGGCAGCCGCTGCGGTCCACCGGGGCGGGAGTGCTGGCACCTTGTCCAGCTGCAGCCAGGTGTGTTCGGCGATGGGCAGACCCGTGCGAGCCGCCGCGGCGGCGACGCGGAGGATCAACGCCGGATCGGAATAGTCAGGGTTGCGAGACAAGGTGATCTGCCCACCCGCGTCAACAACGTCGAGGTCGAGCGGCCGACGAGACACGGCCCGGGAGCGGCCAGCCAGGACCCCGCGGGCGGTGGCCAGACCTGCGTTGAGGGCGTCGTCGACGCGGCGGGCGGCCTCGGCCAGAGTGGTGGACAGCTCGTAGCGGTCAGCCATCCCCAACTGGGCGGAGATGTCTTCGGCAAATTCTGGGTCGAGCACATCGCGGAGGCGGCGAGTCGCCCGGTGCAGCAGCGTCCGCACATCCAGCAGGAGCGTGCGCTCCCGCGACAAGGGCGCGGCGTCGCAAAGATTGGCCGTAGCCAGGGCATTGAGCAGGTCGATATCTCGCAGACCTCCGCGGCCGTGCTTGAGGTCCGGGTGGGTCATGGCGACGACCGATCCGGCGCGCCGCCAGCGGGCCGCCGCCGTAGAGACGAGCGCGTCGAAGTTCCGGGAGATTTCGGTGCGCCAGCGGCTGCGGACGAGCGCATGGGCCCGCTCGGTGAGGCCCGCGTCGCCCCGGAGGTGTCGCATTTCCAGCAGGGCCAGGGCCGCGGTGGAATCGGCGGCGATCATGGCGGCGCATTCTTCGGGGGTGCGCACGGAGTAGTCGAGGCGGAACTTCGCATCCCAGATCGGCGTCCACACCTGCTCTACCTGCTCCTGCGTCGGCGGTTGCTCGGCCGGATGCAGGAATATGAGGTCAAGGTCGGAATGTTCGGTCATCTCCCGGCGCGCGAGGGAACCGGTGGCGACGAGCGCGCAGCCGTCCGGGAGAGGGAGAGTCTGTAATAGCCGAAAGGCCCGGGCCGCGACCTGCTCCCGCACTGCGGCGGGGTCAGGGTGGGGCTCCGGGCCGCTCAGGCGGTGATCCGGGTGTGGATCAGATGGCATCGTCATTGCGCTCGCCGGTGCGGACGCGGATGACGTGGTCGACGGTGGTGACCCAGACCTTGCCGTCGCCGGCTTTCCCGGTGTAGGCGGCCTTGGTCACGGCGTCGAGGACATCGTCGAGCATATCGTCGCGGGTGAGGATTTCGAGCTTGACCTTGGGCACGAACTCGGTGGCGTATTCCGCGCCTCGGTAGACCTCGGTGTGCCCGCGCTGCTGGCCGTAACCTTGGGTTTCAGTGACAGTCATGCCATGCACACCGACTGTCTCAAGGGCCTCACGAATGTCTGCGAGCGTGAAAGGTTTGACTACTGCTGTCACGAGTTTCATTCTTTACTCCTGGTTGCTGTCGCGGACATCTTCGACGGAAGCGCTCACTGATCCCGGGTAGGGGCGGGTGGCGTGCTGGTCTCCCGTGACAAATCCTACTGCCCCTCCAGCGAAGGGCCGCGGCTCGCGTCCAACTAGGTCGTCGTAGGCGGACTCGCGGTGCTCATGGATGTCGATGCCTTCGAATTCGGCCTCGGCATCAATGCGCCAGCCCAGGGTGGCCCGCAGAGCGAGTCCGATGATCGCGGTGATCCCTCCGGAGAAGATCATGGTGACCAGGGCGATGACGATTTGCACCACGAGCAGCTTGAGGCCATCGATGCCGCCGCCGGTGAGAACACCGGTATCCGTGGCGACAAACGCCAGGCCGACGGTGCCCCACAGGCCCGCGACGAGGTGCACGCCAACGACATCGAGCGAGTCGTCGTAGCCGAAGCGGTACTTCAGGCCGACGCCCAGGCAGGCCAGCGCGCCACCGATGACGCCGAGTACCAGCGAGGTCAGGGGCGTCAGCACGCCCGCCGCCGGGGTGATGGTGACCAGGCCAGCTACCACGCCCGAGGCGGCACCGAGTGAGGTGGGGTTGCCGTCACGGAGCTTTTCGACGCCGAGCCATCCCAGCATCGCTGCCGCCGTCGCGGCAGTCGTGTTCAACCAGGCCAGTCCAGCGGCACCGTCGGCGGCGAAAGCGGAGCCACCGTTGAAACCGAACCACCCGAACCACAGCAATGCAGCGCCGAGCATGACGAAGGGCAGGTTGTGGGGGCGCTGTGCAGCAGTGAGGAAGTCACGTCGACGTCCGACCAGCAAAGCCAACACGAATGCGGCGGTACCAGCGGAGATGTGGACGACGGTGCCGCCGGCGAAGTCGATCGGCGCGATGGTCGCTTCCCCATTGGTGGAGCCGAAAAGCCAGGCGGCGACGCCGGATTCCGCGTGGGAGAGAAGTCCCCCTCCCCACACCATATGAGCCAGCGGGAAGTAGACGAAGGTCGACCACAAACCGGAGAAGATGAGCCAGGTCCCGAATTTCACTCGCCCGGCCAACGCGCCGGAGATGAGGGCGGTCGAGATAACGGCGAAGGTCAGCTGGAATGCAATATCGAT
Coding sequences within:
- a CDS encoding phospho-sugar mutase — encoded protein: MTHDPDPITRAEIKELIDASSPELADRFAGPLEFGTAGLRGPIAGGESAMNVATVTRASAGLGAWLVSKTPRPRVVVGCDARHRSSDFQRATAEVLAAAGCEVLLLPAQLPTPVTAFAVRHLDCDAGVMVTASHNPPQDNGYKVYLGGRVVNSDNEAGVQLVSPADKEIAAEIAAAGWADEIPRSTEGVQDVDVLDAYLERAVSLVPTMERDMPIVITAMHGVGGEVLRTALQRAGFINIIPVAEQFTPDPDFPTVAFPNPEEAGALDLAIATAEREGARLILALDPDADRCSVAIPQGDGWVQLTGDQVGGLLGEDAARRNAVGTLACSIVSSRLLSRIAENHGLNFQPTLTGFKWIARTEGLVYGYEEALGYCTDPEFVRDKDGITACLRVADLAARTDLGEFLADIGNVYGWYLTAPLTIRMEDPADIAAALGRLAANPPEQFAGSPVTSTIDLADGYLGLPGTPGLAILTDAADRVIARPSGTEPKLKCYLEVIAESPEEGRARLEEIKRELAVALGV
- the deoC gene encoding deoxyribose-phosphate aldolase, which encodes MNRTELAHTIDHTLLKPEATPAQVAALIDEAAALHTYSICVSPSMLPVTTPEDVKVATVCGFPSGAVHSEIKAAEAALSAEQGADEVDMVINLANAVQDDFDAVEADIRAVREAIPTTLLKVILETAALTDEQVTQCCLAAERAGADFVKTSTGFHPAGGASVHAIELMNAAVGGRLGIKASGGIRDTETALAMLAAGATRLGCSSSADVLEGLK
- a CDS encoding thymidine phosphorylase — its product is MTTESFDAVDVIRTKRDGGELSPEQINWIIDAYTRGIVGDEQMAALNMAIFLRGMNRTEIAHWTQAMIDSGETMSFESLSKPTTDKHSTGGVGDKITLPLGPLVSSFGVAVPQLSGRGLGHTGGTLDKLEAIPGWKADVSNERLMEILEDSGAVVAAAGAGLAPADKKLYALRDITSTVDSIPLIASSIMSKKIAEGTSSLVLDVKVGSGAFMKDLDAARELARTMVDLGTDAGVNTRALLTDMNTPLGRCIGNSLEVRESVEVLAGGGPADIIELTCELARNMLELAGIPDADVEEALKDGRAMDSWKKMIRAQGGDPDAPLPVAPHTHDVLAERDGYVTELEALSLGVGSWRLGAGRARKEDPVQLSAGIEIHAGLGEKVTKGQKILTLHTETPERFERALESINHGVSIGDESPAPRTLIHDRII
- a CDS encoding cytidine deaminase, encoding MTQPSDTELLQAARDAAARAYAPYSSFPVGAALISEDGTIYTGCNVENAAYGETICAERNAVTTMIAAGSLPRLSTVAVVGLKAAPCWPCGACRQVLREFHCERVIVEDSDGNPVSLTFDELLPNSFGPDALEGK
- a CDS encoding NupC/NupG family nucleoside CNT transporter, which produces MDRFQGLIGIALIFAVVILLSSNRKKINWRTLGVGLAMQVIFALLVLKWEPGFAALKWTADGIQKLIDFTAEGTSFVFGPLFGENIGFVFALNVLPVIIFLGAIIGALYYLRILQWFVEIVGTALNKLLGTSKVESVWASTVIFLGQSEAPLVIRPWLPKLTRSELFACMTGGFASVAGSTLIGYSLLGAPLPFLLAASVMNAPGSLIMAKALIPETEESVASADVRNIRDEENKNIIDALGSGAMAGGRIAVTVGCMLIAFVALIAMLSAMLGGIGNIFGQEGWSLEGLFGIIFSPLAWALGVPWEEASLVGNFIGQKTIINEFVGYTSFSEYVDVLSPKAIMITTFALAGFANFSSIAIQIGAFGALAPERRSDVAQLGLKALFAGFCTNMLNAAIVGVVAL
- a CDS encoding sugar-binding transcriptional regulator → MDSRDEQALRAAKLYYESELSQAEVAAELGVSRPTAAKLLQHARQRGFVTIEVRDPREMGGEIAQRLVEKYSSRGLVEVRVVQAARQREEELLRELGRMGAAVLSEHVQDGQLVGVSWGNTMYSVAKSLSHHTHRGVEIVQLKGGLSYTQSSTNDIETINLFCQAFDAYARTLPLPVIFDNAEAKRIVEQDRHIAHLLELGRRTDVVIFTVGATTKESLPLTMGYLSEKETETLVEKAVGDACSRFFTRDGEIALPSVDERTVGITLKELSTRPTRILVAGGQEKADAIETALRMGLATHLVVDSVVAAQILG
- the rpsP gene encoding 30S ribosomal protein S16, which produces MAVKIKLQRLGKIRTPHYRVVIADARTRRDGKVIENIGIYEPKQDPSIIQIDSERAQHWLSVGAQPTEPVLALLKVTGDWQKFKGISGAEGTLRVAEPKPSKLDLFNQALAEANDGPSLEAVTEKKKKAKEEAEAKAQAEKEAAEKAAAEEAAAAEAAAAVEAEEVAEEAAEETAE
- the ffh gene encoding signal recognition particle protein, with the protein product MFESLSDRLQSALTGLRGKGKLTEADINATAREIRLALLEADVSLLVVRGFIKRIKERAAGAEVSEALNPAQQVVKIVNEELVEILGGETRRLQLAKTPPTVIMLAGLQGAGKTTLAGKLAKHLTKQGHTPMLVACDLQRPGAVQQLQIVGERAGVPTFAPDPGTSIDSYEHEMGTSHGDPVAVAQAGIEEARRTQHDVVIVDTAGRLGIDETLMTQARNIRDAVNPDEVLFVIDAMIGQDAVSTAEAFRDGVDFTGVVLTKLDGDARGGAALSIREVTGKPIMYASTGEKLEDFDVFHPERMASRILGMGDVLSLIEQAEQVFDQKQAEETAAKLGAGELTLEDFLNQMLMIRRMGPIGNLLKMLPGGKQMNQMADMVDEKQLDRIQAIIRGMTPAERSNPKILNASRRKRIAAGSGVGVTDVNQLVDRFFEAKKAMSQMAGQFGMPGAGMNRSATKKKPKGRKGKGGKRKPVKNRPTQPQMPGGMPGMPDMAQLQQMQKQMEAGGGMPGMPKLPGMPKMPKGMEGIDLDNLDFGQGKK